The Argopecten irradians isolate NY chromosome 6, Ai_NY, whole genome shotgun sequence genome has a window encoding:
- the LOC138325235 gene encoding coiled-coil and C2 domain-containing protein 1-like isoform X4 — protein MFGRKKEAVDPPKRKGAALMNQLGFGGNMGGMDDDDDDALEAELLALQGEGPPKPKPKDKEGKAIVSLEDIGKMADDCMRDIGSDEEMSDTEDPDLLAELEDLQDGDEEDHEDSSPTQNTSPPSQGVNLESTIQERLMLYQRAQQAAKDAGDSSKQRRLDRGIKTLHDLAKKAKAGRPVAEDDIPPPVAVTTLSRPAPPPASQAPTVEPTLPKDEPPPKPAPIPDPVVQPTNDHSDEKLSDEHKLLLTRQHQYKQAALQAKNSGDMTNASKYIKTAKQFEQVIAALVEGKPIDLSRMPPPPPGYGGQEEASKQVSQPPPVKIQRSEAQATGEITEDIPEVSESDAKSLFQAPDAPNSVMDALQQRLEKYASAEKAAKEAGDGSKARRHGRIVKQYQDAIKKTKAGKPVNYDELPTPPGFAPIPVGKTSAPAAAAPAAAAAAASASNQRLQPSTAAAGQAQQGRRTPSPNRSPKPAPAAAKPAPQRPSLKKSPSSRAEQQAYLLRERMNEYRHAAVKAKKGNDLELAKKYMRIAKGFEPMIDAADSGLPVDMSQMPPSLTEEDERSFVMVNEDECEVKGDRTEIFKKLEQDLINQIRMSASNHQHFTKLGDVLNAAKFQKMEQGCRKDLEALKNAFRHHDPVPKFHYENRTFSLVQCNTDLGDNDLEMTLVRGIQLPTSHAEKDFDTYVKYEFPYPTDDAQTGSSDTIKGSVNPEYNEPWKLQISRKSRGFGRVVERKSVKFEVFQKRGFFKGDKLIGTCNVKLLPLDSKCIYHESHDLMDGRKAAGGKLEVKIRIRDPLKSKQVEETKEKWLVIDQFLKTLKSAPAPVKQGKSKAPSAPAKSSLCSVS, from the exons ATGTTTGGTAGAAAAAAAGAAGCAGTCGATCCTCCGAAGAGGAAAGGTGCAGCGTTAATGAATCAG CTTGGTTTTGGAGGAAATATGGGAGgaatggatgatgatgatgacgacgcaTTAGAGGCAGAGTTACTTGCTCTTCAAGGCGAGGGACCACCAAAGCCTAAGCCAAAAGACAAGGAAG GTAAAGCTATTGTGAGTCTAGAAGATATTGGTAAAATGGCTGATGACTGTATGCGCGACATAGGAAGTGATGAGGAAATGTCTGACACAGAGGATCCTGATTTATTG GCTGAGCTTGAAGACCTTCAAGATGGAGATGAGGAAGACCACGAGGATTCTTCTCCAACACAAAATACGTCACCACCAAGTCAGGGTGTCAACCTGGAGTCCACGATACAGGAACGCCTCATGCTGTACCAGAGGGCTCAACAGGCTGCCAAGGACGCAGGAGACAGTTCTAAGCAGAGGCGGCTTGATAGGGGCATTAAG ACGTTGCATGACCTCGCAAAGAAAGCAAAAGCGGGTAGACCTGTTGCTGAAGATGACATCCCTCCCCCAGTTGCTGTGACGACTCTCTCCCGTCCGGCACCACCGCCAGCTAGTCAAG CGCCTACAGTTGAGCCAACACTCCCTAAAGATGAGCCACCCCCAAAACCTGCTCCAATTCCCGATCCAGTAGTACAACCAACCAACGATCACTCCGATGAAAAACTATCTGATG AGCATAAACTGCTGTTAACACGACAACACCAGTACAAGCAGGCAGCACTACAGGCCAAAAACAGTGGTGACATGACAAATGCTTCCAAGTACATTAAAACAGCtaag CAATTTGAGCAAGTGATTGCAGCTTTAGTTGAAGGGAAACCAATAGATCTTTCTCGGATGCCTCCCCCACCCCCAGGGTATGGTG GACAAGAAGAAGCTTCTAAACAAGTTTCCCAACCACCACCAGTTAAAATTCAAAGGTCAGAAGCCCAGgctacaggggagataactgaggACATCCCTGAGGTGTCCGAGTCAG ATGCCAAGAGTTTATTCCAAGCCCCAGATGCCCCTAACTCTGTGATGGATGCCTTACAACAAAGACTAGAAAAGTATGCCTCAGCAGAGAAAGCAGCCAAGGAAGCTGGTGATGGTTCTAAGGCCAGGCGACATGGCCGAATAGTCAAG CAATACCAAGATGCAATCAAGAAAACAAAAGCTGGCAAACCTGTGAATTATGATGAACTACCAACACCTCCAG GTTTCGCTCCAATCCCTGTGGGGAAAACTAGTGCCCCAGCTGCTGCTGCCCcagctgctgctgctgctgctgcttcAGCTTCTAATCAAAGACTTCAGCCTTCTACTGCCGCAGCAGGACAGGCACAACAGGGTCGTAGGACGCCTTCTCCCAACAGGTCACCAAAACCTGCACCAGCTGCTGCCAAACCAGCTCCTCAAAGGCCAT CTTTAAAGAAATCTCCTTCGTCACGAGCAGAGCAGCAAGCCTATCTCTTACGAGAGAGAATGAATGAATACAGACACGCTGCTGTCAAGGCAAAAAAAGGCAATGATCTGGAACTCGCCAAGAAATACATGAGGATTGCCAAG GGGTTTGAACCAATGATTGATGCCGCAGATAGTGGTCTACCAGTGGATATGTCTCAG ATGCCTCCCTCTCTGACGGAGGAGGATGAGCGTTCCTTTGTGATGGTCAATGAAGATGAGTGTGAAGTAAAAGGAGACAGAACGGAAATCTTCAAGAAACTTGAGCAGGATCTCATCAACCAGATCAGG ATGAGTGCCTCTAATCATCAACACTTCACAAAACTAGGAGATGTATTAAATGCTGCAAA ATTTCAAAAGATGGAGCAAGGTTGTAGAAAGGACTTAGAAGCTCTAAAAAATGCCTTCCGACATCATGATCCTGTGCCGAAGTTTCACTATGAAAACAGGACATTCTCATTGGTGCA ATGTAATACAGATTTAGGGGATAATGACCTTGAGATGACCTTGGTGAGAGGAATACAACTGCCAACAA GTCATGCTGAGAAAGACTTTGACACATATGTGAAGTATGAGTTCCCCTACCCCACA GACGATGCACAGACTGGTAGTTCAGATACAATTAAAGGATCTGTGAATCCAG aatACAATGAACCCTGGAAATTACAGATCAGCAGAAAGTCTAGAGGATTTGGAAGGGTGGTGGAGAGAAAATCAGTGAAATTTGAAGTGTTTCAGAAACGAGGATTCTTTAAGGGAGATAAGTTGATCGGTACATGTAATGTTAAACTTCTACCTCTGGACTCTAAATGTATCTACCATGAAAGTCATGACCTAATGGATGGACGTAAAGCCGCGGGAGGAAAACTCGAGGTGAAAATTAGGATCAGGGATCCGCTCAAGAGCAAGCAAGTTGAGGAGACCAAGGAAAAATGGCTTGTGATTGACCAGTTTCTGAAGACACTAAAATCAGCTCCGGCG
- the LOC138325235 gene encoding coiled-coil and C2 domain-containing protein 1-like isoform X5 gives MFGRKKEAVDPPKRKGAALMNQLGFGGNMGGMDDDDDDALEAELLALQGEGPPKPKPKDKEGKAIVSLEDIGKMADDCMRDIGSDEEMSDTEDPDLLAELEDLQDGDEEDHEDSSPTQNTSPPSQGVNLESTIQERLMLYQRAQQAAKDAGDSSKQRRLDRGIKTLHDLAKKAKAGRPVAEDDIPPPVAVTTLSRPAPPPASQAPTVEPTLPKDEPPPKPAPIPDPVVQPTNDHSDEKLSDEHKLLLTRQHQYKQAALQAKNSGDMTNASKYIKTAKQFEQVIAALVEGKPIDLSRMPPPPPGYGGQEEASKQVSQPPPVKIQRSEAQATGEITEDIPEVSESDAKSLFQAPDAPNSVMDALQQRLEKYASAEKAAKEAGDGSKARRHGRIVKQYQDAIKKTKAGKPVNYDELPTPPGFAPIPVGKTSAPAAAAPAAAAAAASASNQRLQPSTAAAGQAQQGRRTPSPNRSPKPAPAAAKPAPQRPSLKKSPSSRAEQQAYLLRERMNEYRHAAVKAKKGNDLELAKKYMRIAKGFEPMIDAADSGLPVDMSQMPPSLTEEDERSFVMVNEDECEVKGDRTEIFKKLEQDLINQIRMSASNHQHFTKLGDVLNAAKFQKMEQGCRKDLEALKNAFRHHDPVPKFHYENRTFSLVQCNTDLGDNDLEMTLVRGIQLPTSHAEKDFDTYVKYEFPYPTDDAQTGSSDTIKGSVNPEYNEPWKLQISRKSRGFGRVVERKSVKFEVFQKRGFFKGDKLIGTCNVKLLPLDSKCIYHESHDLMDGRKAAGGKLEVKIRIRDPLKSKQVEETKEKWLVIDQFLKTLKSAPAAPSAPAKSSLCSVS, from the exons ATGTTTGGTAGAAAAAAAGAAGCAGTCGATCCTCCGAAGAGGAAAGGTGCAGCGTTAATGAATCAG CTTGGTTTTGGAGGAAATATGGGAGgaatggatgatgatgatgacgacgcaTTAGAGGCAGAGTTACTTGCTCTTCAAGGCGAGGGACCACCAAAGCCTAAGCCAAAAGACAAGGAAG GTAAAGCTATTGTGAGTCTAGAAGATATTGGTAAAATGGCTGATGACTGTATGCGCGACATAGGAAGTGATGAGGAAATGTCTGACACAGAGGATCCTGATTTATTG GCTGAGCTTGAAGACCTTCAAGATGGAGATGAGGAAGACCACGAGGATTCTTCTCCAACACAAAATACGTCACCACCAAGTCAGGGTGTCAACCTGGAGTCCACGATACAGGAACGCCTCATGCTGTACCAGAGGGCTCAACAGGCTGCCAAGGACGCAGGAGACAGTTCTAAGCAGAGGCGGCTTGATAGGGGCATTAAG ACGTTGCATGACCTCGCAAAGAAAGCAAAAGCGGGTAGACCTGTTGCTGAAGATGACATCCCTCCCCCAGTTGCTGTGACGACTCTCTCCCGTCCGGCACCACCGCCAGCTAGTCAAG CGCCTACAGTTGAGCCAACACTCCCTAAAGATGAGCCACCCCCAAAACCTGCTCCAATTCCCGATCCAGTAGTACAACCAACCAACGATCACTCCGATGAAAAACTATCTGATG AGCATAAACTGCTGTTAACACGACAACACCAGTACAAGCAGGCAGCACTACAGGCCAAAAACAGTGGTGACATGACAAATGCTTCCAAGTACATTAAAACAGCtaag CAATTTGAGCAAGTGATTGCAGCTTTAGTTGAAGGGAAACCAATAGATCTTTCTCGGATGCCTCCCCCACCCCCAGGGTATGGTG GACAAGAAGAAGCTTCTAAACAAGTTTCCCAACCACCACCAGTTAAAATTCAAAGGTCAGAAGCCCAGgctacaggggagataactgaggACATCCCTGAGGTGTCCGAGTCAG ATGCCAAGAGTTTATTCCAAGCCCCAGATGCCCCTAACTCTGTGATGGATGCCTTACAACAAAGACTAGAAAAGTATGCCTCAGCAGAGAAAGCAGCCAAGGAAGCTGGTGATGGTTCTAAGGCCAGGCGACATGGCCGAATAGTCAAG CAATACCAAGATGCAATCAAGAAAACAAAAGCTGGCAAACCTGTGAATTATGATGAACTACCAACACCTCCAG GTTTCGCTCCAATCCCTGTGGGGAAAACTAGTGCCCCAGCTGCTGCTGCCCcagctgctgctgctgctgctgcttcAGCTTCTAATCAAAGACTTCAGCCTTCTACTGCCGCAGCAGGACAGGCACAACAGGGTCGTAGGACGCCTTCTCCCAACAGGTCACCAAAACCTGCACCAGCTGCTGCCAAACCAGCTCCTCAAAGGCCAT CTTTAAAGAAATCTCCTTCGTCACGAGCAGAGCAGCAAGCCTATCTCTTACGAGAGAGAATGAATGAATACAGACACGCTGCTGTCAAGGCAAAAAAAGGCAATGATCTGGAACTCGCCAAGAAATACATGAGGATTGCCAAG GGGTTTGAACCAATGATTGATGCCGCAGATAGTGGTCTACCAGTGGATATGTCTCAG ATGCCTCCCTCTCTGACGGAGGAGGATGAGCGTTCCTTTGTGATGGTCAATGAAGATGAGTGTGAAGTAAAAGGAGACAGAACGGAAATCTTCAAGAAACTTGAGCAGGATCTCATCAACCAGATCAGG ATGAGTGCCTCTAATCATCAACACTTCACAAAACTAGGAGATGTATTAAATGCTGCAAA ATTTCAAAAGATGGAGCAAGGTTGTAGAAAGGACTTAGAAGCTCTAAAAAATGCCTTCCGACATCATGATCCTGTGCCGAAGTTTCACTATGAAAACAGGACATTCTCATTGGTGCA ATGTAATACAGATTTAGGGGATAATGACCTTGAGATGACCTTGGTGAGAGGAATACAACTGCCAACAA GTCATGCTGAGAAAGACTTTGACACATATGTGAAGTATGAGTTCCCCTACCCCACA GACGATGCACAGACTGGTAGTTCAGATACAATTAAAGGATCTGTGAATCCAG aatACAATGAACCCTGGAAATTACAGATCAGCAGAAAGTCTAGAGGATTTGGAAGGGTGGTGGAGAGAAAATCAGTGAAATTTGAAGTGTTTCAGAAACGAGGATTCTTTAAGGGAGATAAGTTGATCGGTACATGTAATGTTAAACTTCTACCTCTGGACTCTAAATGTATCTACCATGAAAGTCATGACCTAATGGATGGACGTAAAGCCGCGGGAGGAAAACTCGAGGTGAAAATTAGGATCAGGGATCCGCTCAAGAGCAAGCAAGTTGAGGAGACCAAGGAAAAATGGCTTGTGATTGACCAGTTTCTGAAGACACTAAAATCAGCTCCGGCG